One stretch of candidate division KSB1 bacterium DNA includes these proteins:
- a CDS encoding DUF3857 and transglutaminase domain-containing protein, whose amino-acid sequence MTRHSMRHLLWALLGLCLAAMAAAQTQYTDDDIRRMVRESPRFSEFPEAGAVVLLEQVVHEVNSDGSAVTSEHFLVKILRDRGKTKFADLKRTYNLKTDSMEVLLAQTRRRIGAPIPVEKDAINDITPPEFADAAVYADFHQRVISYPEVAPNMCLELKRRTYHRADETGSKYFWGIATFQGDEPIMVKEYTVVVPKGLAFSYKATGDVPEPLVSEKGGKKAYTWRVEKAPQIIAEPNMPPEMEPRLLYSSCPSWEALGMWLGEQFREKVQPNLAIQAKAAELTKGLGSEEDKVRAVYLWLASSVRNVSLPLGVTGYAPHPAAQVLENMYGDWRDKATLLTALLGAVGVRADVAFVKRNGAALLSDIPTPKQLDAIYVRAVLRSGQVLWLDPFAEDCRYGYFPGGDGTQALAVTEKGGELVTVPPFSAEVNSFLLRGGYTFAGDGALRGSEEFRLDGAFDRRLRSRVKDLTPKELEQLFDQAASRVGEGTAITTRSLSNLKDLTAPSQLTWAFDSPDYAVAEGDMMICPLPPVGFDFLEATPYRPTLQERKYPFHIGMNCSFQSERRFRLPAGIRVAYLPPKVAVEKEFGSWALDYQTVASDPYVVVEKKSVLLRRQTIPVEKYGLYKAVYDDFVHRRNTIILLEKVQ is encoded by the coding sequence ATGACCAGGCATTCGATGCGGCACTTGTTGTGGGCGCTCCTTGGGCTGTGCCTCGCTGCCATGGCCGCCGCCCAAACGCAGTATACCGACGACGACATACGCAGAATGGTGCGCGAGTCGCCACGCTTCTCGGAGTTTCCGGAGGCCGGTGCGGTGGTCCTCTTGGAGCAGGTGGTGCATGAGGTGAACAGCGACGGCAGCGCGGTGACCAGCGAGCATTTCCTGGTGAAAATCCTGCGCGACCGCGGCAAGACCAAGTTTGCCGACCTAAAGCGGACCTACAACTTGAAGACCGATAGCATGGAGGTGCTCCTGGCGCAGACGCGCAGACGCATCGGGGCGCCGATCCCGGTGGAGAAGGACGCAATCAACGACATCACCCCCCCCGAGTTTGCGGATGCCGCTGTCTATGCCGATTTCCACCAGAGGGTCATTTCCTACCCGGAAGTGGCGCCGAACATGTGCCTTGAGCTCAAGCGGCGAACCTATCACAGAGCCGATGAGACCGGCAGCAAGTACTTCTGGGGCATAGCCACTTTCCAGGGCGACGAGCCCATCATGGTCAAAGAGTACACGGTCGTGGTGCCCAAAGGGCTTGCGTTTTCCTACAAGGCTACCGGTGATGTGCCAGAGCCGCTGGTCTCAGAAAAGGGCGGCAAGAAGGCCTACACATGGCGTGTAGAGAAGGCGCCACAAATCATTGCCGAGCCCAACATGCCCCCGGAGATGGAGCCGCGGCTCCTGTACAGCTCCTGCCCCTCATGGGAAGCCTTGGGAATGTGGCTCGGGGAGCAGTTCCGTGAGAAAGTGCAGCCGAACCTGGCCATCCAGGCCAAAGCTGCCGAGCTCACTAAGGGCCTCGGTAGCGAGGAAGACAAAGTGCGGGCGGTCTACCTCTGGCTGGCGAGCAGCGTGCGCAACGTGAGCTTGCCCCTGGGGGTGACGGGCTATGCGCCCCATCCAGCCGCCCAGGTGTTGGAGAACATGTACGGCGACTGGCGGGACAAAGCTACCCTACTCACCGCTCTGCTCGGCGCGGTGGGGGTGCGCGCCGACGTCGCCTTTGTCAAGCGCAACGGCGCTGCCTTGCTGTCCGACATCCCTACGCCGAAGCAGCTCGACGCCATCTACGTGCGCGCTGTGCTGCGGAGCGGCCAAGTTCTGTGGCTTGACCCCTTTGCGGAAGATTGTCGTTACGGCTACTTCCCAGGCGGCGACGGCACGCAGGCCTTGGCCGTCACCGAAAAGGGCGGCGAGCTGGTCACCGTGCCGCCATTCTCTGCCGAGGTCAATAGCTTCCTGCTGCGCGGCGGGTACACTTTCGCAGGCGACGGCGCGCTGCGCGGCAGCGAGGAGTTTCGCCTCGATGGCGCTTTTGACCGCCGGCTGCGCTCCCGCGTCAAGGATCTCACCCCAAAGGAGCTGGAGCAACTCTTCGATCAGGCGGCAAGCAGAGTCGGCGAAGGGACCGCGATCACGACGCGGTCGCTTTCCAACTTGAAGGACCTCACCGCTCCATCGCAATTGACCTGGGCTTTCGACTCGCCCGACTACGCCGTGGCGGAGGGAGATATGATGATTTGCCCCCTTCCGCCGGTGGGTTTTGACTTCTTGGAGGCGACTCCCTATCGCCCCACGCTGCAGGAGCGCAAGTACCCCTTCCACATCGGGATGAACTGTAGCTTCCAGTCCGAGCGGCGCTTCCGGCTGCCGGCGGGCATTCGCGTAGCCTACCTGCCGCCCAAGGTCGCCGTGGAAAAGGAGTTCGGCTCATGGGCCCTCGATTACCAGACCGTCGCAAGTGATCCCTACGTGGTGGTGGAGAAAAAGAGCGTCCTCTTGCGGCGGCAAACCATCCCGGTGGAGAAATACGGCCTCTACAAGGCTGTGTACGACGACTTTGTGCATCGCCGGAACACGATAATTCTCTTGGAAAAGGTGCAGTGA
- a CDS encoding carbohydrate binding family 9 domain-containing protein, with protein sequence MWAEVKPEIDGCLLDLAWQAVAFQGDFVQREPQEGAACSERTEVAVLYDSENLYLGVRCYDTESERLVAREMLRDTQLDDDDNFEIVIDSYRDRRSGFYFVVNPRGAMRDAVFSNEGRNFNPSWDGIWKCRTEVNHLGWFAEIAIPWKTLRFARQDTQVWGINFARTIRRKNEYAYWQLVPRDIGWVGLFRLSEAGTLRGLAGLHGGGTWDIKPYVVGGIERDANTSFATLRKGDLGLDAKVLLTQNVVVDLTVNPDFAQVEADREQVNLTRFSLYFPEKREFFLEGGDVFSFGSGRGNMELFYSRRIGLANGVAIPIIGGAKLVGKIGNYQVGALNMVTSRKTLEDGEVVPAANFSVLRVRRDLMSRASLGLLFTSKDQLSSAAYGRSFGVDGFFPLTDHLTVSGWAAGEFGAGDERLAPKALLRHSASDLSVRYHSDLWSFGGGVQDVGAAFDPAMGFVRRRDFRRAQVSGEYSPRPRNATVIRQFSYRLGADWRTDHAGTMLDNGLDASFGVRFQNSARFELGVSREYEWLPEDWEIRPGLVVPQGEYTGYEGFVELTSDRGRSLSGSVDLHAGDYYTGHNVGLRAESELTAIPQVKLALNYSHNYVSLAGGQFHTNTLGVRFFYFFSTELFFKAYVQWNDDRLNYGGKHRLVSNFLLRWIYSPGSDLYVVVNDGRLVGPGGQEITNRTVLLKATRFLRT encoded by the coding sequence ATGTGGGCCGAGGTCAAGCCGGAGATCGACGGCTGTCTGCTCGACTTGGCGTGGCAGGCGGTTGCCTTTCAGGGCGACTTTGTGCAGCGCGAGCCTCAGGAGGGCGCAGCCTGCAGCGAACGCACCGAGGTGGCCGTCCTCTATGACTCGGAAAACCTCTACCTGGGCGTTAGGTGTTATGACACAGAGTCGGAGCGCCTCGTCGCCAGAGAGATGCTCCGCGACACACAGCTTGACGACGATGACAACTTTGAGATAGTGATCGACTCTTACCGCGACCGGCGCAGCGGCTTCTATTTCGTCGTCAACCCTCGCGGGGCGATGCGGGACGCAGTCTTCAGCAACGAGGGGCGCAATTTCAATCCCTCCTGGGATGGCATCTGGAAGTGCCGCACGGAAGTGAACCACCTCGGCTGGTTCGCCGAGATCGCCATCCCGTGGAAGACGTTGCGCTTTGCCCGCCAAGACACGCAAGTGTGGGGCATCAATTTCGCGCGCACCATTCGCCGCAAGAATGAATACGCCTATTGGCAACTGGTGCCCCGCGACATCGGCTGGGTGGGTCTGTTCCGCTTGTCGGAAGCAGGCACTTTGCGCGGGCTTGCGGGATTGCATGGCGGCGGCACCTGGGACATCAAGCCATACGTGGTAGGGGGCATCGAACGCGACGCGAACACCTCCTTCGCCACCCTGCGCAAGGGCGACCTCGGCCTGGACGCCAAGGTGTTGCTCACGCAGAATGTCGTCGTCGACCTGACGGTGAACCCGGACTTTGCCCAGGTGGAAGCCGACCGCGAACAGGTGAACCTGACCCGTTTTTCCCTCTACTTCCCGGAAAAGCGGGAATTCTTTTTGGAGGGGGGCGATGTTTTTTCCTTCGGAAGTGGGCGCGGCAACATGGAGCTTTTCTACAGCCGCCGCATTGGCCTGGCCAACGGGGTGGCGATTCCCATTATCGGCGGCGCCAAGTTGGTGGGTAAGATTGGCAACTACCAGGTGGGCGCCCTGAACATGGTCACCAGCCGCAAGACCCTGGAAGACGGCGAGGTGGTGCCCGCCGCCAATTTCAGCGTGCTGCGGGTACGGCGCGACCTGATGAGCAGGGCATCCTTGGGACTGCTCTTCACGTCCAAGGACCAACTGAGCAGTGCGGCGTATGGCCGCTCGTTTGGTGTCGACGGGTTCTTCCCGCTGACCGACCACTTGACCGTGAGCGGCTGGGCAGCGGGTGAGTTCGGCGCCGGCGATGAGAGGCTGGCGCCCAAGGCCCTGCTCCGGCACTCGGCCTCCGACCTGAGCGTGCGCTACCACAGTGACCTGTGGTCTTTCGGGGGCGGCGTGCAGGACGTGGGCGCGGCATTTGACCCAGCCATGGGCTTCGTGCGCCGCAGAGATTTTCGTCGCGCCCAAGTGAGCGGCGAGTACTCGCCGCGGCCGCGCAACGCCACGGTGATTCGGCAGTTCAGCTACCGCCTGGGTGCGGATTGGCGTACCGACCACGCGGGGACGATGTTAGACAACGGTCTCGACGCCTCCTTCGGCGTGCGTTTCCAGAATAGCGCCCGCTTCGAGCTCGGCGTGAGCAGGGAATACGAATGGCTGCCAGAGGACTGGGAAATCCGCCCGGGGCTTGTAGTACCCCAAGGGGAGTACACCGGATACGAGGGGTTTGTGGAGCTCACTTCGGACCGCGGCCGCTCCCTATCCGGCTCCGTGGACCTGCACGCCGGCGACTACTACACCGGACACAACGTGGGACTGCGTGCGGAGAGTGAGCTTACCGCGATCCCCCAGGTGAAACTTGCACTCAACTACAGCCACAATTATGTGTCCTTAGCAGGGGGGCAATTCCACACCAATACGCTGGGAGTGCGGTTCTTCTACTTCTTTTCCACGGAACTCTTTTTCAAAGCATACGTTCAGTGGAATGACGACCGTTTGAACTACGGCGGCAAGCATCGCCTGGTCAGCAATTTTCTGCTGCGCTGGATCTACAGCCCAGGCAGCGACCTTTACGTGGTTGTCAACGATGGGCGCTTGGTGGGGCCAGGTGGGCAAGAGATCACCAATCGTACTGTGCTCCTGAAGGCTACGCGATTCCTGCGTACCTGA
- a CDS encoding DUF3857 domain-containing protein: protein MKKLHACGMLHLIVALALAGAGWFSTALAQAMAPAEVMAKLAAAGGPEKHPEANTILVDMRTEYVYQLDGTYVATLYGLRKILTAEGKKQHGQERVQYYRKYDHVHVTLARVIKPDGLVIDVAPENIKDQTIPEVAAMNIYEPDMRQLVITFPNLEVGDATEYTVIDTCHRAVIQGEFDVTYLFQEIDPVVRDELVVRGPAARPLRYQVQNDPHGSVRFARTEEDGAITYRWWADNQPRIVLEPAMPSLINVSPGVWASTIASWRQISRWGYQLNEQYIDMNEALRAETHRLVRGCATRQDTLLALYHFVAQKVRYMGIGLGKKTGYDPKPATKTYGTKYGVCRDVAVLLTAMLREVGIPAFVVYTSAGYEQYTEIPNLLWSHGIVAVPQEGGYLYIDPTVENGMDLLMSVEAEQVTLVLTAAGDSLARTPYSPAEDNAARFTATTRLHQDGSMTGLLHVEAKGIYDLALRQVVKALPPARLKNVFQELGASAFPGLVVEEVTFGDPEDLYHPLTLDIRLTAQDFALQAGRYLLVKNPLASGDFDILGKQFLRAANLPKRTYPFNLQTTLASLCEETLVIPNKFRVKALPNEVSVERPAVGYSMRFAETRAEEPEHSAAVQFTSKLALKRKIYSPEEYLQLKEVMKTAQRSTRGEIILERVN, encoded by the coding sequence ATGAAGAAACTCCACGCATGTGGCATGCTGCATCTGATCGTGGCCCTTGCGCTTGCTGGGGCCGGATGGTTCTCAACAGCGTTGGCGCAGGCCATGGCGCCAGCTGAGGTCATGGCAAAGCTCGCTGCCGCCGGGGGGCCAGAGAAGCACCCGGAGGCCAACACCATTCTGGTGGACATGAGGACCGAGTACGTGTACCAGCTTGACGGCACCTACGTGGCAACGCTCTACGGCCTGCGGAAGATTCTCACCGCTGAGGGAAAGAAGCAGCATGGCCAGGAGCGCGTCCAGTACTATCGCAAGTACGACCACGTGCACGTCACTTTGGCCAGAGTGATCAAGCCCGATGGCTTGGTGATTGATGTGGCGCCAGAGAACATCAAAGACCAGACCATCCCGGAAGTGGCGGCCATGAACATCTACGAGCCGGACATGCGGCAGCTGGTCATTACCTTTCCGAACCTGGAGGTGGGAGATGCTACCGAGTACACCGTCATCGATACCTGCCACCGTGCGGTAATCCAGGGCGAGTTCGATGTGACGTACCTCTTCCAGGAAATCGACCCCGTGGTTCGCGATGAACTGGTGGTGAGAGGTCCGGCCGCACGACCTTTGCGCTACCAGGTGCAGAACGATCCCCATGGGAGCGTGCGTTTTGCCCGTACCGAGGAGGATGGCGCAATCACCTACCGCTGGTGGGCAGACAACCAGCCGCGCATCGTGCTCGAGCCAGCCATGCCTTCGCTGATCAACGTGTCGCCAGGGGTATGGGCCTCGACGATCGCCTCGTGGCGACAGATCTCCCGCTGGGGCTATCAGCTCAACGAGCAGTACATCGACATGAACGAGGCCTTGCGCGCCGAAACCCACCGCTTGGTACGCGGCTGCGCGACGAGGCAGGACACGCTGCTTGCGCTGTACCACTTTGTGGCGCAGAAGGTGCGCTACATGGGCATCGGCCTGGGCAAGAAGACGGGGTACGACCCCAAACCCGCTACCAAGACCTACGGGACCAAGTATGGCGTATGCCGCGACGTGGCGGTGTTGCTCACCGCGATGCTCCGCGAGGTAGGCATCCCCGCTTTTGTCGTGTACACCTCTGCAGGGTATGAGCAGTACACCGAGATTCCCAACCTGCTATGGAGTCATGGCATCGTGGCCGTGCCTCAGGAGGGTGGCTACCTCTACATAGACCCCACCGTGGAGAACGGCATGGACCTGCTCATGTCGGTGGAGGCGGAGCAGGTGACCCTGGTGCTGACGGCAGCCGGAGACAGCTTGGCGCGCACGCCCTACAGTCCTGCCGAGGACAACGCCGCTCGTTTCACCGCCACCACCAGGCTCCACCAGGACGGCTCCATGACCGGCCTTCTCCACGTGGAAGCGAAGGGCATCTACGACTTGGCACTCCGCCAGGTGGTGAAGGCGCTGCCGCCTGCTCGCCTCAAGAACGTGTTCCAAGAATTGGGGGCGTCTGCCTTTCCCGGGTTGGTCGTGGAGGAGGTAACTTTTGGCGACCCTGAGGACCTGTACCATCCCCTCACGCTGGATATTCGTCTCACGGCGCAGGACTTTGCTCTGCAGGCCGGCAGATACCTCCTGGTGAAGAACCCATTGGCAAGTGGGGATTTTGACATCCTGGGCAAGCAGTTTTTGCGCGCTGCCAACTTGCCCAAGCGCACCTATCCGTTCAATCTGCAGACAACCCTTGCCTCGCTGTGCGAGGAGACCCTCGTCATCCCCAATAAATTCAGGGTGAAAGCCTTGCCGAATGAGGTGAGCGTAGAACGGCCTGCTGTGGGCTACAGCATGCGATTTGCCGAGACACGCGCTGAGGAGCCAGAGCACAGTGCGGCCGTGCAGTTCACCAGCAAACTGGCGCTGAAGCGCAAGATTTACTCCCCAGAGGAATATCTGCAACTCAAAGAGGTGATGAAGACTGCACAGCGCTCCACCCGTGGCGAAATCATCCTGGAGAGGGTGAACTGA
- the liaF gene encoding cell wall-active antibiotics response protein LiaF, with amino-acid sequence MREVRFHILFLGLILIALGVLLLLHTREQLDFWELLERYWPLVIILAGIYVLLHAFSPWGALPHVEAASEPPGTGLVGDAFLHHAVWGDIKLVSEATAFRGGSVHTVFGDVELDLSRADIAPGEQKLEVSSTFGEVTLRVKPGTPVAVRATTVLGDVDVFGQKRSGLGPGITYQSPDYAQAEAKLAVWISQVAGDITVR; translated from the coding sequence ATGCGCGAGGTCAGGTTCCACATCCTGTTCTTGGGCCTCATCCTCATTGCCCTTGGTGTTCTGCTCCTTCTGCACACTCGTGAGCAGTTGGACTTTTGGGAGCTTCTCGAGCGCTACTGGCCGCTCGTGATCATTCTGGCGGGTATCTACGTGCTGCTCCACGCATTCAGCCCGTGGGGAGCTCTGCCGCATGTGGAAGCGGCGTCTGAGCCGCCAGGCACGGGCCTCGTCGGCGATGCGTTTCTGCATCATGCCGTGTGGGGCGACATCAAGCTCGTCAGCGAGGCCACGGCTTTCCGTGGTGGCAGCGTGCACACAGTGTTCGGGGACGTGGAGCTGGACCTCTCGCGTGCCGACATTGCCCCCGGCGAGCAAAAGCTCGAAGTCTCATCGACCTTCGGCGAGGTGACTCTTCGCGTCAAGCCAGGAACGCCGGTGGCGGTGCGCGCTACCACGGTGCTGGGCGATGTCGATGTGTTTGGGCAGAAGCGTTCGGGTCTTGGTCCGGGCATTACCTATCAGAGCCCCGACTATGCCCAGGCAGAGGCGAAGCTGGCGGTCTGGATTTCGCAGGTTGCCGGCGACATAACCGTGCGCTAA
- a CDS encoding class I SAM-dependent methyltransferase, translating to MMDLDFRLMAIAYWVGDFLRPRRRILREVDIKPGFAMVDYGCGPGSYVLVVAELVGEEGKVYALDVHPRALQMVRRRAANKHLGNVHTVLSPCSTYLPDGAIEVAVLYDFLHDLKEPEAVLRELWRVLSPRARFL from the coding sequence ATGATGGACCTTGACTTCAGGCTGATGGCCATCGCCTACTGGGTCGGCGATTTCCTTCGCCCGCGCAGGCGCATTCTCCGTGAGGTGGATATCAAGCCGGGCTTTGCGATGGTCGATTACGGGTGTGGCCCGGGAAGTTACGTGCTTGTGGTGGCCGAGCTCGTAGGCGAGGAGGGAAAGGTCTATGCCCTCGATGTCCACCCGCGCGCGTTGCAGATGGTGCGGCGCCGGGCCGCAAATAAGCACCTCGGCAACGTGCACACCGTCCTTTCTCCCTGTTCCACATATTTGCCCGATGGGGCAATCGAGGTCGCTGTCCTGTACGACTTCCTCCACGACTTGAAGGAGCCGGAGGCGGTGTTGCGCGAGCTCTGGCGAGTGCTAAGCCCGAGGGCTCGCTTTCTGTGA
- a CDS encoding insulinase family protein: MRLSRLGGAAAAACLLLGLMTGSLYSQSLEAMKSKVKDKVLSNGMKVIVMERRDAPVASFHVYADVGSANESYGITGISHLLEHMAFKGSTTVGTTDYAQESVLLARLDSVYEELQRERHAPRPDSAKIGKLQHQFATLEAEAKQYVVTDEFVDLLRREGDRAVNAYTSNDATQYINSLPSNRLEFWMALTSDRFLNPVFREFYKERDVVMEERRLRLETRPIGRLIEDFLATAFKAHPYHHEVIGHMSDLERITRRDVEAYFRKFYIPSNMVVAIVGDVDAEEAFRLAELYFGRIPSGPKPEGPRTQEPEQWGQRRVEVVAQSEPVLVVGYHRPSICHADHYPLDALANIVGIGRSSRLYEEMVKKRKIAVQTGCFNGFPGDKYPNLIAFYAIPAKDHTSVECLAVIDAEIDKLKETAVSQEELTKYKRMSKKGLLDRMKSNAGMAEMLANAEALLGDWRATFEQLNRVEAVTAADVQRVAKTYLTTRNRTIGEIVPEKSVAQ, translated from the coding sequence ATGCGACTTTCCCGCCTGGGAGGCGCGGCAGCGGCCGCATGCTTGCTCCTCGGCCTCATGACTGGGAGCCTCTACTCCCAGAGTCTTGAGGCCATGAAGAGCAAGGTCAAAGACAAGGTGCTCAGCAATGGCATGAAGGTCATCGTCATGGAACGCCGAGATGCGCCGGTGGCCTCCTTCCATGTCTACGCCGACGTGGGCAGCGCCAACGAATCCTACGGCATCACCGGCATCTCCCACCTGCTGGAACACATGGCCTTCAAGGGGAGCACCACCGTGGGCACCACCGACTATGCGCAGGAGTCTGTGCTATTGGCCCGCCTCGACTCCGTCTACGAAGAGCTGCAGCGGGAACGGCATGCGCCCCGTCCCGACTCGGCGAAAATTGGCAAGCTGCAACACCAATTTGCCACCCTTGAGGCGGAGGCCAAGCAGTACGTGGTCACCGATGAGTTTGTGGACCTGCTGCGCAGGGAAGGCGATCGCGCCGTGAACGCCTACACCAGCAACGACGCCACCCAGTACATCAACTCTCTGCCTTCCAACCGGCTGGAATTCTGGATGGCGCTCACCTCCGATCGCTTCCTCAACCCGGTGTTCCGCGAGTTCTACAAAGAGCGCGACGTGGTCATGGAGGAACGTCGGTTGCGCTTGGAGACGAGGCCTATAGGGCGGCTCATCGAGGATTTTTTGGCCACGGCCTTCAAGGCACATCCGTATCACCACGAAGTTATCGGCCACATGTCCGACCTGGAGCGCATCACCCGAAGGGACGTGGAGGCCTACTTCCGGAAGTTTTACATCCCCAGCAACATGGTGGTGGCCATTGTCGGTGATGTCGATGCCGAGGAGGCCTTCCGCCTGGCGGAGCTGTACTTTGGGCGCATCCCCAGTGGCCCCAAACCGGAGGGCCCGCGTACCCAAGAGCCAGAGCAATGGGGGCAGCGCCGCGTCGAGGTGGTGGCGCAGTCGGAACCGGTTCTGGTTGTGGGCTACCATCGTCCGTCAATCTGCCACGCGGACCACTATCCTCTTGACGCTCTGGCCAACATCGTCGGCATAGGCCGCTCCAGCAGGCTATACGAGGAAATGGTCAAGAAGCGCAAGATTGCCGTGCAAACTGGTTGTTTCAACGGCTTCCCGGGCGACAAGTACCCCAACCTCATTGCCTTCTACGCCATCCCTGCCAAGGACCACACCTCCGTCGAGTGCTTAGCGGTGATTGATGCCGAAATCGACAAGCTGAAGGAGACTGCGGTGAGCCAGGAGGAACTGACCAAGTACAAACGCATGAGCAAGAAGGGACTCCTGGACAGGATGAAGTCCAATGCAGGCATGGCCGAGATGCTGGCCAACGCCGAGGCGCTGTTGGGCGACTGGCGCGCCACCTTTGAGCAGCTCAATCGTGTCGAGGCGGTCACGGCGGCCGATGTGCAACGGGTGGCAAAGACTTATCTGACGACACGCAATCGCACCATCGGCGAGATCGTGCCGGAAAAGAGCGTTGCGCAATAG
- a CDS encoding insulinase family protein has protein sequence MKNRKYLFTFAAALLASGVWISALWAQKNPKEQFVHPPLRQITLPPVESVTLKNGMKVFLVEDHDYPTIDLRAMIRTGSVYEPADKVGLAAITGTVLRTGGSAKFPGDELDGLLEKLGASVESSIGENSGYVSVSVFKEDIATGLEVMAELLMHPLFPDEKIELAKIEQRSAIARRNDDVGQITNREFEKLIYGAQSPYARHPEYATIDAISRDDIVAFHRRFFFPNNVLMAVWGDFSAKEMRRKLEKAFAAWQPGREQVPPVPAVQYRYDFSVSYVRKPDVNQSNIMLGHIGGELRNPDYPAWLVMNEILSLERLFKRVRTEEGLAYSVWGRFGAGYDHPGIFSCGCQTKSQSTVKAIRLILEELEKLRTAEVSDEELARAKDSFLNGFVFEFDSKAKIVNRLLTYAYFGYPPDFMERTRQGVEKVSKADIVRVAKEYLRPDKVRILVVGKEEDFDEPLAALGKVNVIDITIPAPAEKIPPPTPLTLAQGRNLIELVSEACGSPDVLEKIANLQATVELTMATPGGEMSLAGELLVVYPDRMRVVLTTPMGPVTMVVKGDEGWMQTAQGTMPMPQAQVESYKASLARDLVWVLGHWPDYKVQYLGEREFAGAKAIDLLVLNDRAPFHILADPKTMWPVGTIYQDVSEQGPAQHEEVLSDYKQLGYAWIPFRSVVSVGGKKQSETVFKEVRLNVPVDPAWFEK, from the coding sequence ATGAAGAATCGGAAGTACCTGTTCACCTTTGCCGCTGCCCTGCTGGCCAGCGGCGTATGGATAAGCGCGCTTTGGGCGCAAAAGAACCCGAAAGAGCAGTTCGTGCACCCGCCCCTTCGCCAGATCACCTTACCTCCGGTGGAAAGCGTGACTTTGAAAAACGGCATGAAGGTCTTTCTTGTGGAAGACCACGACTACCCCACCATCGATCTGCGAGCAATGATTCGCACCGGGTCGGTGTATGAGCCTGCGGACAAGGTGGGACTGGCGGCCATTACCGGCACGGTCTTGCGCACCGGAGGCTCCGCCAAATTCCCCGGTGACGAGCTCGATGGCCTCTTGGAAAAACTCGGCGCCAGCGTCGAGTCATCCATCGGCGAGAATTCCGGCTATGTCTCCGTGTCGGTCTTCAAGGAGGACATCGCCACTGGCCTTGAGGTGATGGCCGAGTTGTTGATGCATCCGCTCTTTCCCGACGAGAAGATCGAGCTGGCCAAGATCGAGCAGCGCTCCGCCATTGCCCGCCGCAATGACGACGTGGGGCAAATCACCAATCGGGAGTTTGAGAAGCTCATTTACGGTGCACAGAGTCCCTATGCGCGGCACCCCGAGTACGCCACCATCGACGCGATTTCGCGGGATGACATCGTCGCCTTCCACCGACGCTTCTTCTTCCCCAACAATGTGCTGATGGCCGTGTGGGGCGACTTTTCCGCCAAGGAGATGCGACGCAAGTTGGAGAAGGCCTTTGCCGCCTGGCAACCGGGCCGCGAGCAGGTGCCACCTGTGCCGGCGGTACAGTACCGCTACGACTTTTCCGTCAGCTATGTGCGCAAGCCGGACGTGAACCAGAGCAACATCATGCTCGGTCACATCGGGGGCGAGCTCCGCAACCCCGATTATCCGGCGTGGCTGGTGATGAACGAAATCCTATCGCTGGAGCGATTGTTCAAGCGGGTGCGCACCGAAGAGGGTCTGGCCTACTCGGTGTGGGGAAGGTTCGGTGCGGGCTATGACCATCCAGGCATCTTTAGCTGCGGCTGCCAGACCAAGTCGCAGAGCACGGTCAAGGCTATTCGCCTCATCTTGGAAGAGCTCGAAAAGCTGCGCACCGCCGAGGTGAGCGACGAGGAGCTGGCGCGCGCCAAGGATAGCTTCCTCAACGGCTTTGTGTTCGAGTTCGATTCCAAGGCGAAAATTGTCAACCGCCTGCTCACCTACGCCTATTTCGGCTACCCTCCGGACTTTATGGAGAGGACCAGACAGGGGGTCGAGAAGGTGAGCAAGGCCGACATTGTGCGCGTGGCAAAGGAGTACTTGCGCCCGGACAAAGTGCGCATCCTGGTGGTTGGCAAGGAAGAGGATTTCGACGAGCCGCTGGCAGCGCTAGGGAAGGTGAACGTCATCGATATCACCATCCCGGCTCCGGCGGAGAAGATCCCGCCGCCGACGCCGCTGACTTTGGCTCAGGGCCGCAACCTTATCGAGCTCGTCAGTGAGGCCTGCGGCAGCCCCGACGTCTTGGAGAAAATCGCTAACCTCCAGGCCACTGTCGAACTCACCATGGCTACGCCTGGAGGTGAGATGTCCCTTGCCGGTGAGCTGCTCGTCGTCTATCCTGACCGCATGCGCGTCGTGCTGACCACTCCCATGGGCCCGGTGACCATGGTGGTCAAAGGCGATGAAGGGTGGATGCAGACCGCCCAGGGGACCATGCCGATGCCGCAGGCGCAAGTGGAGAGCTACAAGGCCAGCTTAGCGCGTGACCTCGTCTGGGTGTTGGGGCACTGGCCGGACTACAAGGTGCAGTACCTTGGGGAACGGGAGTTCGCCGGTGCCAAGGCCATCGACCTGCTCGTGCTGAACGATCGGGCGCCGTTCCACATCCTGGCCGACCCCAAGACTATGTGGCCGGTGGGGACCATCTACCAGGACGTGAGCGAGCAGGGCCCGGCCCAACACGAAGAAGTTCTCTCTGACTACAAGCAATTAGGCTACGCCTGGATCCCGTTCCGGTCGGTGGTCAGCGTCGGTGGGAAGAAGCAGTCAGAGACCGTGTTCAAAGAGGTGCGGCTAAACGTCCCTGTTGACCCCGCGTGGTTTGAGAAGTAG